A single window of Huiozyma naganishii CBS 8797 chromosome 10, complete genome DNA harbors:
- the MRPL15 gene encoding mitochondrial 54S ribosomal protein mL57 (similar to Saccharomyces cerevisiae MRPL15 (YLR312W-A); ancestral locus Anc_4.40) has product MPLLPTGASFCRANCTVMRQMRIRALSYLHTGERVRGLRRDPASYLANPYGLKYGSVDKDSYQDRIKSLLHLKELGIELEDSLILQCLTHKSFAHGIVPYNEKLNVLGTQYLKFKLACFSVDPNNAEPSKSGNSVSLVNGRNFDRLGSKWSRNLISDGLIYKFIKKSGLRKLIFWKMRNPDASYMENGEPKILSTALNSLLGAMLITNGPGKTDRFINDFLLNSKEQLSLISLKKEKT; this is encoded by the coding sequence ATGCCTCTTTTACCTACAGGTGCCTCGTTTTGTAGAGCAAATTGCACAGTGATGCGGCAGATGCGGATACGAGCGTTGAGTTACTTACACACTGGGGAACGTGTGCGAGGCCTGAGGAGAGACCCGGCAAGCTACTTGGCAAACCCGTACGGGCTGAAATACGGCTCCGTGGATAAAGACAGCTACCAGGATAGGATAAAGTCCCTGCTACatttgaaggaattggGGATCGAGCTGGAAGATTCGCTGATCTTACAATGCCTCACGCACAAGTCGTTTGCCCACGGGATTGTGCCCTACAACGAAAAATTGAACGTTTTAGGTACACAGTATCTGAAGTTCAAGCTGGCGTGCTTCTCAGTGGACCCAAATAATGCAGAACCGAGCAAGAGTGGTAACAGTGTATCGTTGGTCAATGGACGTAACTTCGACAGATTGGGCTCCAAATGGAGCAGGAACTTGATCTCCGATGGTCTCATTTACAAGTTTATCAAGAAAAGTGGGTTACGCAAACtgatcttttggaaaatgcGGAACCCGGACGCATCGTACATGGAAAACGGTGAACCGAAAATTTTATCCACAGCATTAAACTCTCTTCTGGGGGCCATGCTGATAACCAATGGTCCCGGAAAGACAGACAGGTTTATCAACGATTTCTTATTGAACAGCAAGGAACAGTTGTCCCTGATTAGcctgaagaaggaaaagacaTAA
- the ATG39 gene encoding Atg39p (similar to Saccharomyces cerevisiae YLR312C; ancestral locus Anc_4.41): MVNKARKREAWSVVGRGSGSLGDLSPSVDFTTSELSLSEFPKEEDVLSSTSSDYSNERTAASRSNVEGLEGKVTKVEEASEVANSQDTLSGVTPEDPTAAGSSFMVPTRARARCSQWTTAVTAPPEKSTPINRSGDDWVVSVKVLVVTVLVTFLTTLLLQRGYDHWLERSRVGSRGKLDMRHWQIVGGVDHWATLAHDRGLPQRASWNPTGNPTGKYYVDFDNRFICPLQEGDVVGWRRFKTVARIARHTARSKLCQLYTASKQWYEKTAAEFSGVWAQTRRYRALRSAEFKRGYHRLCHRAGTLVRRYTSTGRRYIHLHPRRTVERLRGTLSRWIPRLH; this comes from the coding sequence ATGGTTAACAAAGCGAGGAAAAGAGAGGCGTGGAGTGTTGTTGGGAGAGGATCTGGGTCGCTCGGAGATCTGTCCCCGAGCGTTGATTTTACCACTAGCGAGCTGAGTCTGAGTGAGTTCccaaaggaggaagacgTCTTGTCgagcaccagcagcgacTACTCCAATGAGCGGACGGCTGCGAGTCGTTCTAACGTGGAGGGATTGGAAGGAAAGGTAACCAAAGTGGAAGAGGCTTCTGAAGTTGCAAACTCTCAAGATACGCTCTCTGGGGTGACCCCCGAAGATCCCACTGCGGCAGGCAGTAGTTTCATGGTCCCCACTCGTGCGAGGGCACGTTGCAGCCAGTGGACCACCGCAGTGACTGCCCCACCAGAGAAGAGTACACCAATTAACAGAAGTGGAGACGATTGGGTTGTATCGGTCAAAGTTCTTGTAGTTACAGTTCTTGTCACTTTTCTCACTACGTTACTGCTTCAGAGAGGTTACGACCACTGGCTGGAACGGTCCCGTGTTGGATCCCGTGGCAAGCTAGATATGAGACACTGGCAAATTGTCGGTGGTGTGGACCATTGGGCCACTCTAGCCCACGACCGGGGGCTTCCCCAGAGAGCCTCGTGGAACCCCACGGGGAACCCCACTGGGAAATACTACGTTGATTTCGACAACCGATTCATCTGCCCACTACAAGAGGGCGATGTAGTCGGTTGGCGCCGGTTCAAGACCGTGGCGCGCATTGCGAGACACACCGCCCGAAGCAAGCTTTGCCAACTGTACACCGCCTCGAAGCAGTGGTACGAGAAGACCGCTGCGGAGTTTAGTGGTGTATGGGCACAGACCCGTCGGTACAGGGCACTCAGAAGTGCCGAGTTCAAAAGAGGCTACCACAGACTGTGCCATCGAGCAGGCACCCTCGTGAGACGGTACACCTCCACGGGCAGACGCTACATACACTTACACCCACGCCGTACAGTGGAGCGACTACGCGGGACACTGTCCCGCTGGATCCCACGACTACACTGA
- the ACO1 gene encoding aconitate hydratase ACO1 (similar to Saccharomyces cerevisiae ACO1 (YLR304C); ancestral locus Anc_4.51), with translation MLSARATLRKPLTRSLATVSSLTKDSKVNQNLLEDFSFINYKNNLENVNIVRKRLGRPLTYAEKILYGHLDKPHEQDIERGVSYLKLRPDRVACQDATAQMAILQFMSAGLPQVAKPVTVHCDHLIQAQVGGEKDLKRAVDLNKEVYDFLASASAKYNIGFWKPGSGIIHQIVLENYAFPGALIIGTDSHTPNAGGLGQLAIGVGGADAVDVMSDLPWELKAPKILGVKLTGRMNGWTSPKDIILKLAGITTVKGGTGKIVEYFGEGVDTFSATGMGTICNMGAEIGATTSVFPFNKSMVDYLNATKRNKIADFGKVYQDDLLSADKNCEYDEVIELDLATLEPYINGPFTPDLATPISKMKEVAVKNNWPLEVKVGLIGSCTNSSYEDMSRSASIIKDASEHGLKAKSIFTVTPGSEQIRATIERDGQLKTFQEFGGIVLANACGPCIGQWDRQDIKKGDKNTIVSSYNRNFTSRNDGNPDTHAFVASPEVVTAMAIAGDLRFNPITDTLKGKDGKEFKLKAPFGNGLPERGYDPGENTYQAPPKDRSSVEVMVSPTSDRLQLLSPFEAWNGKDAKDMPILIKALGKTTTDHISMAGPWLKYRGHLENISNNYMIGAINAENKKANSVRNVYTGEYKGVPDTARDYRDQGIKWVVIGDENFGEGSSREHAALEPRFLGAFAIITKSFARIHETNLKKQGLLPLNFKNPADYDKISPDDRIDIVDLKDLAPGKNVKMVVHPKDGPAFDVELTHTFNDEQIEWFKAGSALNKIKQDKVQ, from the coding sequence ATGTTGTCTGCTCGTGCCACGCTGAGGAAGCCGCTGACCCGTTCGCTAGCGACGGTGTCATCTCTAACAAAGGACTCCAAAGTCAACCAGAACTTGTTGGAGGATTTCTCCTTCATCAATTACAAAAacaatttggaaaatgttAATATCGTGAGGAAGAGACTTGGGAGGCCGCTCACTTATGCGGAAAAGATCCTGTATGGGCATTTGGATAAACCACACGAACAAGATATCGAACGTGGGGTCTCGTACTTGAAATTGAGGCCAGACAGAGTCGCTTGTCAGGATGCTACTGCACAGATGGCGATCTTGCAGTTCATGTCTGCGGGTCTACCACAGGTCGCGAAACCAGTTACCGTCCACTGTGACCATTTGATCCAAGCTCAAGTCGGTGGGgagaaagatttgaagagagCCGTCGACTTGAACAAGGAAGTTTACGACTTTTTGGCCTCCGCGTCAGCTAAGTACAACATCGGGTTTTGGAAACCAGGGTCCGGGATCATCCATCAGATCGTGTTGGAAAACTACGCGTTCCCAGGTGCTCTAATCATCGGTACTGACTCGCACACTCCAAACGCCGGCGGGTTGGGTCAACTGGCTATCGGTGTCGGTGGTGCCGACGCTGTCGACGTCATGTCTGACCTGCCATGGGAATTGAAGGCCCCCAAGATCCTGGGTGTCAAGTTAACGGGGAGAATGAACGGGTGGACCTCTCCAAAGGAtatcattttgaaactggcCGGTATCACTACAGTGAAAGGTGGTACGGGGAAGATCGTCGAGTACTTCGGTGAAGGTGTAGACACTTTCTCAGCAACCGGTATGGGGACCATCTGTAACATGGGTGCAGAGATCGGGGCCACAACTTCGGTGTTCCCCTTCAACAAGTCCATGGTGGACTACTTGAACGCAACGAAACGTAACAAGATCGCCGATTTCGGGAAAGTGTACCAGGATGACCTTCTGTCAGCGGACAAGAACTGTGAGTACGATGAGGTTATCGAATTGGACTTGGCGACTTTGGAACCATACATCAACGGGCCATTCACGCCAGATCTGGCAACTCCAATCTCCAAGATGAAGGAGGTCGCCGTTAAGAACAACTGGCCATTGGAGGTCAAAGTCGGCTTGATCGGGTCGTGTACCAACTCCTCATACGAGGACATGTCTCGCTCAGCGTCCATCATCAAGGACGCCTCCGAGCACGGTCTAAAGGCCAAATCCATCTTCACGGTCACCCCAGGTTCCGAACAGATCAGAGCCACCATCGAGCGTGACGGACAGTTGAAGACTTTCCAAGAGTTTGGCGGTATCGTGCTTGCCAATGCCTGTGGTCCATGTATCGGCCAATGGGACAGACAGGACATCAAGAAGGGTGACAAGAACACCATCGTCTCGTCTTACAACAGAAACTTCACCTCCAGAAACGACGGTAACCCAGACACGCACGCCTTTGTCGCCTCCCCCGAGGTCGTCACCGCCATGGCTATTGCCGGTGACTTGAGATTCAACCCTATCACagacactttgaagggcAAAGACGGTAAAGAGTTTAAATTGAAGGCACCATTCGGTAACGGTTTGCCAGAACGCGGTTACGACCCTGGTGAAAACACTTACCAAGCACCACCAAAGGATCGTTCCTCCGTCGAAGTTATGGTCTCTCCAACGTCTGACCGTCTACAATTGTTGTCCCCCTTCGAGGCCTGGAATGGTAAGGATGCCAAGGACATGCCAATCTTGATTAAAGCTTTGGGTAAGACAACTACTGACCACATTTCTATGGCTGGTCCATGGTTGAAGTACAGAGgccatttggaaaacatcTCCAACAACTACATGATTGGTGCCATCAACGCTGAAAACAAGAAGGCCAACTCCGTCAGAAACGTTTACACTGGTGAATACAAGGGTGTCCCAGACACCGCCAGAGACTACAGAGACCAGGGGATCAAATGGGTTGTCATTGGTGACGAGAACTTCGGTGAAGGTTCCTCCCGTGAACACGCTGCTTTGGAACCAAGATTCTTGGGTGCCTTTGCCATTATCACCAAATCGTTCGCCCGTATTCACGAGaccaacttgaagaagcaaGGTTTGTTGCCattgaacttcaaaaacccAGCTGACTACGACAAGATCAGTCCAGATGACAGAATCGACATTGTTGACTTGAAGGATCTTGCTCCAGGTAAGAACGTCAAGATGGTTGTCCATCCAAAGGACGGTCCAGCCTTCGACGTCGAGTTGACCCATACTTTCAACGACGAACAAATAGAATGGTTCAAGGCCGGCTCTGCTCTTAACAAGATCAAGCAGGACAAGGTACAGTAA
- the CDC25 gene encoding Ras family guanine nucleotide exchange factor CDC25 (similar to Saccharomyces cerevisiae SDC25 (Scer_YGOB_SDC25) and CDC25 (YLR310C); ancestral locus Anc_4.45), which translates to MGNKKIAENGERGTSKQTSIKSDTDQCKGHARGSLANSGLNSMLQRRHSASERTVSQGGMHQKQVPQQQQQQHQQQQHHTPTPNSRVCTLDIVVAVHDFNYPPASATNKLSFQRGDTVYVLAKSASGWWDGLSIADTDNKVIRGWFPYNHVRLLRENVSCNFRTVSSVSNKSSRRTSIHKSSLRNNGAPPMGAPAAAASHLDVPAEQAISNTGRSATLLSLPLPVSNKSRRGSYPYFRRGSFFSNHSNQSKNSAKRSSIVLNSNSNFTNVKYDDLSTIDPLDKTEGTPESAPSSRENDTCPSQGDSPSGSVPSSVPPSLSKTMSHQRDTVTTKREQINILSLEEVEMIINSFHTNVSPTWTPIPIVSATQGPGDKLIYYNKELDIYCSEFPLVSTTESKMNNKSSDDPEESLEQTSEDEGQIPGKKMGTSMELVFPPNDHLVDLRARNIAESIVDKTRSSEEATDGTEEEEEKRHSVASTAKPKGKPSVTGTQDYKSNHSHSQTFYRQAILSKQDLFYQHSKDIRTWIELEDLTFHYTRLAHDMFIRNDRMNFSKFFEMLSNMVTYLQLSCRLIHNQIKLKNSNKSVKKLLKGMISSLAKININAILYFTNGPRWNANDTGDGNAAQRTSSQNESRYFQAWLPEFGHDDNYVHNDTMLNLNEESKAPDSGMKRNVSTSTTDTLIPARNTETFDSLYNGDPRGVPTSQRTSINRGLSYSSANGPDKPAKIQALPEKVINVRGIFENIDHEFVKFMKDVHTLYHILQTTVLHNNEFQFLPQVLPRFFKGSFNGGSWTNPFAKFIFPSDVVQRPDTATNLSVGDSNSAIPKSFDATTAPSSNTGVPLKMTNAISLAAGVNVPTDMVLDGDISSASSTRSRPFQSISSTSNRPSHPRTFSRFKNFKRKSKYPLNNDTLNTMQKIANQIFEDFNTKNNPLPNYDIRRSVRNLELNSKTYDQINQNTILIEILENLDLTIFLNLKRLIKTTPNSLDSESEEFLKHAMSSISGVLSEFYNIKQCFHNILVRLIMSAQHTTLNDPYVFTSMRPNHQIDFNEPILLEKITLNKNLTKLEKKSRKMYAYLVKEDVEFNNVDFLDMSKDFCVSSEKYVEIAKVSCLIMEQLIEERENLLNYAARMMKNDLTTELLKGEQDLWFDYNSESDSDDFLLGDKEGDESSTGHDAGSDGTVSNTRKKMNIVRHKRQHNSDVPWFLQTEHDYDLIYDSRGQIKGGPKEALMEHLTSHELIDPSFNVAMLISFRSIMSTRDFLYALVYRYNLYPPEGLSYDEYNTWVEEKLTPIKCRVINIMKTFLQQYWCVHYYEPGLSSLESFANLAISEKIPGSDELLLRMKENLVESCLRTAKKTSSDNSSSDVSENKKRSESSSGSLGSSLIRLKKMKLLGTDPYIYATQLTILEHELYLRISMFECLDRAWGNKYCNMGGSANISHFITNANALTNYVSYSIVRQTEVKRRAHYIQFFITVAEHCKELNNFSSMTAIISALYSSPVYRLKRTWKLLAREIRDTLSNLNSLMDSKRNFAKYRSQLRSVKNVACVPFFGVYLSDLTFTSAGNPDFLHKNENIINFGKRVKVVDIIEEILSFKRVHYKLKRFDEVRTIIEASLEEVPHIEIQYQLSLEIEPRSNHAANSNPLDVVFK; encoded by the coding sequence ATgggaaataaaaaaatagcGGAAAACGGGGAACGAGGTACATCAAAACAAACATCGATCAAATCGGATACAGACCAGTGCAAAGGTCACGCGAGGGGATCGTTGGCAAACTCAGGGCTCAACAGCATGTTGCAGAGACGGCACTCCGCCTCAGAAAGAACTGTGTCCCAGGGGGGCATGCACCAGAAACAGGtaccacagcaacaacagcaacagcaccaacaacaacaacaccacACGCCGACGCCGAACTCAAGAGTGTGTACCCTGGATATAGTAGTGGCAGTGCACGACTTCAACTACCCACCGGCATCCGCAACCAATAAGCTGTCCTTCCAGAGGGGGGATACAGTGTACGTGCTTGCCAAGAGCGCGTCTGGTTGGTGGGACGGGTTATCCATAGCAGATACGGACAACAAAGTTATAAGGGGCTGGTTCCCTTATAACCATGTCCGCTTGCTACGAGAAAATGTCAGTTGTAACTTTAGAACCGTGTCTTCCGTCTCAAACAAGAGCTCAAGACGCACAAGCATACACAAGTCCAGCTTGCGGAACAACGGGGCACCCCCCATGGGGGCCCCGGCGGCGGCGGCATCACATTTGGACGTTCCTGCAGAGCAGGCCATCTCCAACACGGGAAGATCAGCAACATTGCTGAGTCTGCCCCTGCCGGTGTCCAACAAGAGCAGGAGAGGGTCGTACCCTTACTTTCGAAGAGGCAGTTTTTTCAGTAATCACAGCAACCAGTCGAAAAACTCGGCAAAAAGAAGCTCCATCGTACTGAACAGCAACTCGAACTTCACAAACGTGAAGTACGATGACCTTAGCACAATCGACCCGTTGGACAAAACGGAGGGAACACCGGAGTCTGCACCTTCGTCACGAGAAAATGACACATGTCCATCACAGGGAGATTCGCCGAGTGGGAGTGTGCCGTCCAGTGTACCCCCATCACTCTCCAAAACGATGTCGCACCAAAGAGACACCGTCACCACGAAGAGGGAACAGATCAACATACTGTCTCTCGAAGAGGTCGAAATGATCATAAACAGTTTCCACACGAACGTCTCACCAACGTGGACACCAATCCCAATAGTATCTGCGACACAGGGCCCAGGGGACAAATTAATTTATTACAATAAAGAACTGGATATTTACTGCTCGGAGTTCCCTCTCGTCTCCACCACAGAGTCCAAGATGAATAACAAAAGTTCAGACGATCCCGAGGAAAGTTTAGAACAAACCAGCGAGGATGAGGGACAAATCCCTGGCAAAAAAATGGGCACTAGCATGGAACTTGTGTTCCCACCGAATGACCACCTAGTCGATCTGAGAGCACGGAATATAGCTGAGAGCATTGTAGACAAAACACGGTCCTCTGAAGAGGCAACAGACGGTaccgaggaggaggaggagaagcgGCATTCTGTGGCTTCTACAGCGAAACCTAAAGGTAAACCATCCGTGACAGGTACACAGGACTACAAATCCAATCACTCACATAGCCAAACATTCTACAGGCAGGCCATCCTTTCCAAACAAGACCTGTTCTACCAGCATTCCAAGGACATCAGAACATGGATTGAACTAGAGGATTTGACGTTTCACTACACTAGACTAGCTCACGATATGTTCATCAGAAACGACCGTATgaacttctccaaatttttCGAGATGCTATCAAACATGGTGACATACCTCCAACTATCCTGTAGATTGATACACAATCAGATCAAGTTGAAAAACTCCAACAAATCCGTTAAAAAATTACTCAAGGGTATGATTTCCTCCCTCGCAAAGATTAACATTAACGCTATATTGTATTTCACTAACGGACCGCGCTGGAATGCAAATGATACAGGTGATGGAAATGCAGCGCAAAGGACAAGCTCTCAGAATGAATCTCGCTACTTTCAAGCCTGGCTACCTGAGTTTGGCCATGACGATAATTATGTGCATAATGACACCATGCTGAACTTAAACGAGGAATCTAAAGCTCCAGATTCCGGTATGAAAAGAAATGTCAGCACCAGCACTACAGATACCCTTATCCCTGCCAGAAATACTGAAACTTTTGACTCACTGTATAATGGAGACCCACGTGGGGTGCCAACTTCTCAACGGACTTCAATAAATCGCGGCCTTTCCTACTCGAGTGCGAATGGTCCAGACAAGCCCGCGAAGATTCAAGCCTTGCCAGAAAAGGTAATTAACGTCAGAGGtatctttgaaaatattgacCACGAATTTGTTAAATTCATGAAGGACGTTCACACACTCTACCATATTTTACAGACCACCGTGTTACATAACAACGAGTTTCAGTTTTTGCCCCAAGTTCTCCCCAGATTTTTCAAGGGATCGTTCAATGGTGGTTCTTGGACCAACCCATTTGCAAAATTCATTTTCCCATCTGatgttgttcaaagacCTGATACGGCAACGAATTTGTCGGTAGGCGACAGTAATAGCGCAATCCCTAAATCGTTTGATGCTACAACTGCACCATCGTCGAATACTGGAGTCCCATTGAAGATGACCAACGCCATCTCTCTGGCTGCCGGGGTCAATGTCCCTACCGATATGGTCTTGGACGGGGATATATCGTCGGCATCATCTACCCGGTCGAGACCCTTCCAATCGATATCGTCAACAAGTAATCGACCATCTCATCCCCGAACTTTTTCaaggttcaaaaatttcaaaagaaaatccAAGTATCCGCTCAACAACGATACATTGAACACTATGCAGAAGATCGCTAACCAGATTTTTGAGGATTTcaatacaaaaaataatcCGTTGCCCAATTACGACATCAGGCGGAGTGTCAGGAATTTGGAACTCAATTCGAAAACGTACGACCAAATCAACCAAAATACAATCCTGATTGAAATCTTGGAAAATCTGGACCTAACGATCTTTCTCAACTTAAAAAGATTGATCAAGACTACGCCGAACTCTCTAGACAGTGAGAGCGAGgaatttttgaagcacGCCATGTCATCGATATCCGGTGTGCTTAGTGAATTTTACAATATTAAACAATGTTTCCATAATATTCTGGTTCGGCTGATCATGTCAGCGCAACACACCACTTTAAATGATCCATACGTTTTCACTTCTATGAGGCCCAATCACCAGATCGACTTCAATGAGCCCATTCTCCTAGAAAAGATCACACTGAATAAAAATCTGACCAAACTAGAGAAGAAATCTAGAAAGATGTACGCTTATTTGGTTAAAGAGGATGTTGAATTTAACAACGTCGATTTCTTGGATATGTCCAAGGATTTTTGCGTTTCATCCGAGAAATATGTCGAAATTGCTAAAGTTTCTTGTCTCATAATGGAGCAACTTATTGAGGAAAGGGAAAATCTGCTGAATTATGCTGCGAGAATGATGAAAAATGATTTGACTACAGAATTACTCAAGGGCGAGCAAGACCTTTGGTTTGATTACAACTCTGAATCTGACTCGGATGATTTCCTCCTTGGTGACAAAGAGGGGGATGAAAGCAGTACTGGCCACGATGCAGGTTCCGATGGCACAGTATCTAACACGCggaagaaaatgaacaTTGTTCGTCACAAGAGACAGCACAATTCCGATGTTCCCTGGTTTTTGCAAACTGAGCACGATTATGACTTAATCTACGATTCAAGGGGCCAGATTAAAGGTGGTCCGAAGGAGGCGCTCATGGAGCACTTGACAAGTCACGAACTAATTGATCCCTCGTTTAATGTGGCCATGTTGATATCCTTTAGAAGTATCATGTCAACACGAGACTTCTTGTATGCCTTAGTGTACCGGTACAACTTGTATCCTCCAGAGGGTCTAAGTTATGACGAATACAACACTTGGGTAGAGGAGAAGTTGACACCCATCAAATGTAGGGTGATCAATATTATGAAGACTTTTCTGCAACAATACTGGTGTGTTCACTATTACGAGCCAGGTCTCTCCTCTTTGGAGAGTTTTGCCAATCTAGCTATTTCTGAAAAGATCCCCGGTTCTGACGAGCTTCTATTGAGAATGAAGGAGAATCTAGTGGAGTCCTGTTTGCGTACTGCGAAAAAGACATCTTCGGACAACAGTAGCAGTGACGTTAGTGAGAATAAGAAGCGGTCTGAATCCTCGAGTGGTTCATTGGGGTCCTCTTTGATTaggttgaaaaaaatgaaattacTTGGGACAGATCCGTACATATACGCTACACAATTGACGATTTTGGAGCATGAATTGTACTTGAGAATCTCGATGTTTGAATGTTTGGATCGTGCATGGGGGAACAAGTACTGTAACATGGGTGGTTCCGCTAACATATCTCATTTTATCACGAACGCGAACGCACTCACCAACTACGTCTCATACTCGATAGTGAGACAAACAGAGGTGAAACGGCGTGCTCACTATATCCAATTTTTCATCACCGTTGCTGAGCACTGCAAAGAACTCAACAATTTTTCATCAATGACAGCGATCATCTCCGCGTTGTATTCTTCCCCCGTGTACCGTTTAAAGCGTACATGGAAGTTGCTTGCCCGTGAGATCCGAGACACACTGAGCAATCTGAACAGTCTGATGGACTCCAAGAGGAATTTCGCGAAGTACCGTAGCCAGTTGCGGTCGGTGAAGAACGTCGCGTGTGTTCCCTTCTTTGGTGTCTACTTATCTGATCTAACGTTTACGTCTGCCGGGAACCCAGATTTCCTACACAAAAACGAGAACATCATCAATTTCGGCAAGCGGGTCAAGGTTGTGGACATCATTGAGGAGATCCTGAGTTTCAAGCGGGTTCATTACAAGCTGAAAAGGTTCGACGAGGTACGGACGATAATCGAGGCCTCCCTGGAGGAGGTGCCCCATATCGAGATCCAGTACCAGTTGTCTCTAGAGATCGAACCGCGCAGCAACCACGCTGCGAACTCGAACCCACTGGACGTCGTGTTCAAGTAA